The DNA window GCGCTTCGCGGACTCGGTTGCCTTGCGGATCGCTTCCGGCACTTCGCGCGCCTTGCCGTGACCAAAGCCGACACGGCCCTTCTGGTCGCCGACGACGACGAGTGCGGCGAAGCCGAAGCGACGGCCACCCTTGACGACCTTGGCGACGCGATTGATGTGGACCAGCTTGTCCACCATGCCGTCGTCGCGCTCTTCACGCTCGCGGCCGCGGCCGCCTTCCCTACGTTCCTGTGCCATATCCTGTTCCTTGTTCTTTTCCGGAAGCACGGGTTGATGATTGTCGACGCCACTTTGGGTCGCCGACGGTGAAAGAATCAGAAGCTGAGACCGCCCTCGCGAGCAGCTTCAGCCAAGGCCTTGACACGGCCGTGATAGATGTACGGGCCGCGGTCGAAGACGACTTCCTTGACGCCGGCCTTGGTCGCGCGCTCGGCGATCAGCTTGCCGATCGCGGCGGCGGCAGCGGTGTCGGCACCGGTCTTGAGCGAACCCTTGAGGTCCTTCTCCAGCGTCGAGGCAGCGGCGATAGTGTGGCCCTTGGCATCGTCGATCACCTGCACATAGATGTTCTTCGAGGTGCGGTGGACCGACAGACGCGGACGCTCGCCGGCGACCTTCCTGATCTGACGACGGACGCGCTGCGCACGACGCTGCGTGGATTCCTTGGTACCCATTGTGGTCTTCCTTGCCTTCAAAAAACGGGGGCCGCCATGTGCGGTAGGCGAAAGCGCCTCCCGCGACCGCTCCCCGCGGCGTTACACTTCCTTGGCTTGGCCCTTTTCGAAAAGTCCGAGACTTTTCGGGGCCAGGCCCACTACTTCTTCTTGCCTTCCTTGCGGACGATCTTCTCGCCAGCGTAGCGGACACCCTTGCCCTTGTAGGGCTCGGGACCGCGGTATTCGCGGATCTCGGCAGCCACCTGACCAACCTGCTGCTTGTCGATGCCGGCCACGGTGATCTCGGTCGGCTTCGGCACGGTGATGGTGATGCCGGCCGGCGTCTCGTAGACGACGTCATGGCTGAAGCCAAGTGCCAGCTGCAGGTTTTTGCCCTGAAGTGCGGCGCGGTAGCCGACGCCGGTGATCTCGAGCTTCTTCTCGAAGCCGTCCTTCACGCCCTGCAGGATGTTGACGATCTGCGTGCGCGACATGCCCCACTTGGAGCGGGCGGTCTTGGTCTGGTCGCGCGGCTGAACAGCGATCTCGCTGCCTTCCATCTTGACCAGGACTTCGTCGTTCACCACGAACTTCAGCTCGCCCTTGGGGCCCTTCGCCGTAACGGTCTGGCCGTTGACGGTCGCGGTCACGCCCTGCGGCAGCGAAACGGGTTTCTTTCCAATACGAGACATTTTGTTGTCCTCGTCACTTCTCTTGTTTCAGGTCTCTGTCTTCGGAACGATCCGAAGACCGGATTCCACTTTGCGCTCAGCTGCCGGATCAGAAGATCTGGCAGAGAATCTCGCCGCCGACGTTCTGTTCGCGTGCTTCGTGATCGGCCATCACGCCCTTCGGTGTCGAAAGGATGGCGATGCCGAGGCCGTTGGCGACGTGCGGGATCGACTTGGCCGAGACGTAAACGCGGCGGCCCGGCTTCGAGACGCGGGCGATTTCGCGCACGACCGGCGCGCCGTCGAAATACTTCAGCTCGATTTCGATTTCGGACTTGCCGTTGTCGAAGTCGGTCTGGCTGTAGTCGCGGATATAGCCTTCAGCCTTCAGCACGTCGAGGACGCGGGTGCGCAGACGCGAGGCCGGCGTCGAGACACTCGACTTCTTGCGGCCGTAGGCGTTGCGGATGCGGGTCAGCATATCGCCGAGAGGATCGCTCAATGACATGTTATGTCCTCCTTACCAGCTCGACTTGACCAGGCCCGGGATCTGGCCGTTGTTGCCGAGATCACGAAGCGCGATGCGCGATACTTTGAGCTTGCGATAGTAGGCACGCGGACGGCCGGTGACTTCGCAGCGGTTGCGGATGCGGATCTTGGCCGAGTTGCGCGGCATGGCAGCAAGCTTGAGCTGAGCGCGGAAGCGCTCTTCCATCGGCTTGGACTGATCCATGATGATCGCCTTCAGGCCAGCGCGCTTGGGACCGTACTGGTCGGCAAGCTTGCGGCGCCTGTTGTTCTTCTCGACTGAGCTGGTCTTTGCCATTTCAGATTTTTCCTTTTCTCGCTGCCGTTACTGGCGGAAGGGGAAGTTGAAGGCCTTGAGCAATGCCCTGGCTTCGTCGTCCGTCTTCGCAGTCGTACAAACGATGACGTCCATGCCCCAGATCTGATCAACCTTGTCGTAGTTGATCTCCGGGAACACGATGTGCTCCTTGATGCCCATGGCGTAGTTGCCACGGCCATCGAAGCTCTTGGGGTTCAGTCCGCGGAAGTCGCGGACGCGCGGCAGCGCGATGTTCACGAGGCGGTCGAGGAACTCGTACATACGTTCCTTGCGCAGCGTGACCTTGGCGCCGATCGGCATGTTCTCGCGGACCTTGAAGCCAGCGATCGAATTGCGGGCGCGGGTGACGACGGCCTTCTGGCCGGCGATCAGCGCCAGGTCTTCGGCCGCAACCGACGGCTTCTTGGAATCGGCGGTCGCTTCGCCAACACCCATGTTCAGCACGATCTTGTCGAGGCGCGGAACCTGCATGTCGTTGTCGTAGCCGAACTGCTCCTGCAGCGCCTTGCGGATGGTCTCGTTGTAGACCTGCTTGAGGCGCGGCGTGTTGGTCGCGGTCGCCTGCTTGGTTTGAGCCTTAGCCATTGATGACTTCTCCCGAGCGCTTGGCGACGCGCACCTTCTTGCCGTCCTTCTGGAAGATGAAACCGACGCGGGTCGGCTTGCCATCCTTGGGGTCGGCCAGCGCGATGTTCGACAGCTGGATCGGCGCTTCCTTGGTGATGATCCCGCCCTCCTGGGACTGGGACTGCTTCTGGTGACGACGGATCATGTTGACGCCGCGCACCAGCGCGGTGTCATCCTTCGGCTGAACCGAGAGGACTTCGCCCGAACGGCCCTTGTCCTTGCCGGCCAGCACGACGACCTTGTCGCCTTTTCTAATCTTTTGCATTGGTCCGGCTCCTTACAGCACTTCAGGCGCGAGCGAGATGATCTTCATGTGGTTCTTGGCGCGGAGTTCGCGCGGAACCGGTCCGAAGATACGCGTGCCGATCGGCTCTTTCTTGTTGTCGACGAGAACGGCCGCGTTCTTGTCGAAACGGATCACGCTGCCGTCCGGACGGCGGATGTCCTTGGCCGTGCGAACCACGACCGCCTTCATCACATCGCCCTTCTTAACGCGGCCGCGCGGAATGGCTTCCTTGATGGACACCACGATGATGTCGCCCACGGAAGCGTATTTCCGCTTCGAGCCGCCCAGCACCTTGATGCACATGACACGACGCGCGCCGGAATTATCCGCCACGTCGAGGTTTGTTTGCATCTGAATCATGACTGGCCGCCTTCTTCTTTTCTAACGGGACGGGTTTTTCACCCCTCCCCGGTCTGTCCAAAATTCGTTTGTTTACGCCTGGTCCGAAGACACAACGATCCAGCGCTTATCCTTGGAAATCGGCTTCGATTCCTGGATGAACACCTGATCGCCAACCTTGTGGGCGTTGTTCTCGTCGTGCGCCTTGTACTTCTTGGTCATGCGCACGGTCTTCTTCATCACGGGATGCGTGAAGCGCCGTTCGACCTTGACGACAACCGTCTTCTCGTTCTTGTCGCTGACGACGGTGCCCTGCAGAATGCGCTTTGGCATGGTTTTCGTCCTTAAGCCTTCTTGGCCGCGGACTTTTCCGCAGCGATGGTCTTGATACGCGCAATGTCCTTGCGGACCTGCCTCACGCGCGCGGTCTTCTCGAGCTGGCCGGTGGCCTTCTGGAAGCGCAGGTTGAACTGCTCCTTCTTCAGGCTGGCCAAATCGTCGGTCAGCTGGTCCTGGGTCTTGGTCCGGATGTCTTCGGCTTTCATGATCAGCCCGTCCTTATTCTGCGATGCGCTGTACGAAGCGCGTCCTGACCGAGAGCTTGGCCGCGCCGAGACGCAGCGCCTCACGGGCGGTTTCTTCACTGACGCCGTCGATCTCGAACATGATGCGGCCCGGCTTGACGCGCGCCGCCCAGTAGTCGACGGCGCCCTTGCCCTTGCCCATGCGGACTTCGGTCGGCTTCGACGTGACCGGCAGATCCGGGAAAATACGGATCCAGACGCGGCCAGCGCGCTTCATTTCACGAGTGATCGCGCGGCGGGCCGCCTCGATCTCACGCGCGGTGACGCGGTTCGGCTCAAGCGCCTTCAGTCCGAAACCACCGAAATCCAGGTTGGTGCCGCCCTTTGCGGTACCATGGATACGGCCCTTGAACTGCTTGCGGAACTTTGTGCGCTTTGGCTGCAGCATCGTTCTAACTCCAAATTCCTAAATGTCTCAGGCGTTTTCGCGACGACGACCGCGTTCGCGATCACCACCACCGCCATGCGCGGCATCACCCTCGGTCGCGCGACGTTCCGAAGCCATCGGATCGTGCTCGAGGATCTCGCCCTTGAATACCCAGACCTTGACGCCGCAGATACCGTAGGCCGTATTCGCCTCGGCCGTGCCGTAGTCGACATCGGCGCGCAGCGTGTGCAGCGGCACGCGGCCTTCGCGGTACCACTCCATGCGCGCGATTTCGGCGCCGCCGAGACGGCCGGAGCAGTTGATGCGGATGCCTTCGGCACCGAGGCGCATCGCCGACTGCACCGCGCGCTTCATGGCGCGGCGGAACGCGATACGGCGCTCGAGCTGCTGGGCGATCGACTGGGCGACCAGGGTCGCGTCGATTTCCGGCTTGCGCACTTCGACGATGTTGAGGTGCGTCTCGGACTTCGTCATCTCCATCAGCTTCTTGCGAAGCTTCTCGATGTCGGCGCCCTTCTTGCCGATGATCAGGCCCGGGCGCGCGGCATGGATGGTGACGCGGCACTTCTTGTGCGGACGCTCGATCACGACCTTGGAGATCGCGGCCTGCTTGAGTTCCTTCTCAAGATACTTGCGGATCTTGATGTCCTCATGCAGCAGCTTGCCGTACTCGCCGGTGTTCGCGAACCAGCGCGAATCCCAGGTGCGGTTGATGCCGAGGCGAAGACCGATCGGATTGACTTTCTGGCCCATTATGCGGCCTCCCCTTTTTCTTCGACTTCACGAACGACGATCGTGAGGTGCGAGAACGGCTTCTCGATACGGCTGGCGCGACCACGGCCACGAGCGTGGAACCGCTTCATGACAATCGACTTGCCGACATAGGCTTCCGCCACCACCAGCGCATCGACATCGAGGTCGTGGTTGTTTTCCGCGTTGGCGATCGCCGATTCCAGCGTCTTCTTGACCGTGCCGGAAATCCGCTTGGCCGAGAATTCGAGGTCGGAAAGCGCTGTCGCGACCTTCTTGCCGCGGATCAGCGCGGCAACGAGGTTCAGCTTCTGCGGGCTGATACGGATCGTGCGCAACACGGCGCGCGCTTCGTTATCAGCAAGCCTGCGCGGAGCTTTGGCCTTGCCCATGATTATTTCCTCTTCGCCTTCTTATCCGCGCCGTGACCGTAATAGGTCCGCGTCGGAGCGAATTCACCGAACTTATGACCGACCATGTCCTCGTTCACCGAAACGGGAACATGCTTCTGGCCGTTGTAGACACCGAAGGTGAAGCCGACGAACTGCGGCAGGATGGTGGAGCGACGGCTCCACATCTTGATCACCTCATTGCGACCACCTTCACGAACCTTGTCCACCTTCTTGAGAAGGTAGCCGTCGATGAAGGGGCCTTTCCAAATAGAACGAGTCACTTGGCGTTACCTCTTCTTAGCTCTTGCGCTGATGGCGCGAGCGCAGGATGAACTTGTCGGTCGCCTTGTTGGACCGCGTCTTCTTGCCCTTGGTCGGCTTGCCCCACGGGCTGACCGGATGACGGCCACCGGAGGTGCGGCCCTCACCACCGCCGTGCGGATGGTCGACCGGGTTCATGGTCACGCCGCGATTGTGCGGGCGCTTGCCGCGCCAGACCGTGCGGCCGGCCTTGCCGTCGTTGATGTTGCCGTGGTCGGGGTTCGACACGGCACCGACGGTGGCCATGCAGGAGCCGTGAACGACACGCTGCTCGCCCGAGTTGAGGCGCAGGATCGCCATGCCCTGGTCGCGGCCCACGAGCTGGGCGTAACCGCCGGCCGAACGGGCAACCTGGCCGCCCTTGCCCGGCTTCAGCTCGATGTTGTGGACGATGGTGCCGACCGGCATCGATGCCAGCGGCATCGCATTGCCCGGCTTCACGTCGACCGCTTCGCCAGCCACGATCTTGTCGCCGGCGGCAAGGCGCTGCGGGGCGATGATGTAGGACAGCTCGCCATCGTCGTACTTGATCAGCGCGATGAAGGCGGTGCGGTTCGGATCGTATTCAATGCGCTCGACCGTGCCGACGACGTCGAACTTGCGGCGCTTGAAGTCGATGATGCGGTACGAACGCTTGTGACCGCCGCCGATGAAGCGGGCGGTGATGCGGCCGTAATTGTTGCGGCCGCCCGACTTGGTCAGGCCCTCGGTCAGGCCCTTGACGGGCTTGCCCTTGTAGAGGCCCGAGCGGTCGACGATGACCAGCTGGCGGGTGCTCGGCGTTACCGGGTTGAATTTTTTCAGTGCCATTGTTCTGTCCTCGCGGCCTTGCTCAGAGACCCGTCGCGACGTCGATCGACTGGCCGTCGGCCAGCGTCACGATCGCCTTCTTGACGTCGCTCTGGCGGCCGATCGTGCCGCGGAAGCGCTTGATCTTGCCCTTGCGGACAAGCGTGTTCACGGCCATCACCTTGACGCCGAACAGCGCTTCGACGGCGGCCTTGATTTCCGGCTTCGACGCCTTCTTGGCGACGTTGAAGACGACCTGGTTCTGCTCGGAAGCCATGGTCGACTTTTCGGTGATCGCCGGGCTGACGATCACGTCGTAGTGACGAAGGTCGGTCATTTAAAGCGCTCCTCGAGAGCCTCGACGGCGGCCTTGGAAAGGACCAGCGTGCCGCGGCGCAGAATGTCGTAGACGTTGATGCCCTGGATGGGCAGCACGTCGATGTTGGGGATGTTGGTCGCGGCCAGCTTGAAGTTCTTGTCAAGCTCGGCACCACCGATCACCAGGGCATTGCTCAGGCCCAGCGTCGCGAAATTCGCGATCAGCGCCTTGGTCTTGGCCTCGGTCAGCTTCAGCTCGTCGATGACGATGATCGACGCGCTCTTGGCCTTGGCCGAGAGAGCATGCTTCAGGCCCAGAGCGCGCACCTTCTTCGGCAAATCGTGCTCGTGGCTGCGAACGACCGGGCCGTGGGCCTTGCCGCCGCCGCGGAACTGCGGAGCGCGTGCCGAATGGTGACGGGCGCGGCCCGTACCCTTCTGCTTGTACATCTTGGCGCCGGTGCGCGCGATTTCGGCGCGGCCCTTGGCCTTGTGCGTGCCCTGCTGCTTCTTGGCGAGCTGCCAGCGCACGACGCGCTGCAGGATGTCCTCGCGCGGATCAAGGCCGAAAATCTCCTCGGAGAGTTTCACCTTGCCGGCGTCCTTGCCGCCAAGCGTTGTGATCTTGAGATCCATTATTCCGCTCCCTCTGTGGCCGGAGCCTCGTTCTTAGCAACAGCGCGGATCGCGGCGGGCTTCGGCGCATTGGCCGGCAGTGCCACCTTGGCCGCATCGCGGACCAGGATCCAGGCGCCCTTCGATCCGGGAACCGCTCCGCGGATCAGGATCAGGCCGCGGTCGGCGTCGGTCGAGACGATCTCGACGTTCTGCGTGGTGACGCGGGTGTCGCCCATATGGCCGGCCATCTTCTTGCCCTTGAACACCTTGCCGGGGTCCTGGCGCTGGCCGGTCGAACCGTGCGTACGGTGCGAGACCGAGTTACCGTGCGTCGCGCGGCCACCACCCATGTGGTGGCGCTTGATGACGCCCTGGAAACCCTTGCCGATCGTCGTGCCCGTCACATCGACCTTCTGGCCGGCGACGAAGTGCTCGACGGTGATCTCGGCACCGACATCGATCATGTTGTCGGCGGAGACGCGGAACTCGGCGACCTTCGCCTTCGGCTCGACGGAAGCGGTCGCGAAATGGCCGCGCATCGCCTTCGACGTGTTCTTCACCTTGGCGAGGCCAACGCCGAGCTGAACGGCGGTGTAGCCATTCTTCTCCTGCGTGCGCTGCGCCACGACCTGGCAGTTCTCCATCTGGAGAACAGTGACGGGAACATGTTCCCCGGCATCGTTGTAGATGCGGGTCATTCCCACCTTCTTTGCAATCACACCTGAACGCATCGGTTCAATTCCTTTAGAGTTCCGGGCCAGGGGCACCGCCCCTTACCGCGCTCTCATTCCCTTAGAGCTTGATCTCGACGTCGACGCCGGCGGCCAGATCGAGCTTCATCAAAGCATCGACGGTCTGCGGGGTCGGATCGACGATGTCGAGCAGACGCTTGTGCGTGCGCATCTCGAACTGCTCGCGGCTCTTCTTGTCGACGTGAGGCGACCGGTTGACCGTGAACTTTTCGATCCGCGTCGGCAGCGGAATGGGGCCGCGGACGTTTGCGCCGGTGCGCTTGGCCGTCGACACGATTTCCTTCGTCGAGGCGTCGAGCACGCGGTGATCAAACGCCTTCAGGCGGATGCGGATATTCTGTCCGTTCATGCGTCACTTCCTTGTTCTGGCGCGGCGCGGGCAACTTCCGCGCCCGCGACAGATCGGTTTAAGTCCAAATTACTCTTTGATGGTGACGACGATGCCGGCACCGACGGTGCGGCCGCCTTCACGGATGGCGAAGCGCAGCTTCTCTTCCATGGCGATCGGCACGATCAGCTCGACATCGACCGTGATGTTGTCGCCAGGCATCACCATCTCGGTGCCGGCCGGCAGCGACACGATGCCGGTCACGTCGGTCGTGCGGAAGTAGAACTGCGGGCGGTAGTTGGTGAAGAACGGCGTGTGACGGCCACCTTCGTCCTTGGTCAGGATGTAGGCTTCGGCCACGAACTTCTTGTGCGGCTTCACCGTGCCCGGCTTGGCCAGAACCTGGCCGCGCTCGACACCTTCACGATCAACGCCGCGCAGCAGCGCGCCGATGTTGTCGCCAGCCTGGCCCTGATCGAGCAGCTTGCGGAACATTTCCACGCCCGTGCAGGTCGTCTTGGTTGTCGGACGGATGCCGATGATCTCGAGTTCCTCGCCAACCTTGACCACGCCGCGCTCGACGCGGCCGGTCACGACCGTGCCGCGGCCCGAGATCGAGAACACGTCCTCGATCGGCATCAGGAACGGCTTGTCGAGCGGACGAACCGGGGTCGGGATGTAGGCGTCGACCTGAGCCATCAGCTCGCGGATCGCGTCCTCGCCGATCGTCTTGTTCGAATCCTCAAGAGCGGCCAGCGCCGAACCCTTGACGATCGGAATGTCGTCGCCGGGGAACTCGTTCTTCGACAGAAGCTCGCGAACCTCGAGCTCGACCAGCTCGAGCAGCTCGGCGTCGTCGACCTGGTCAACCTTGTTCAGGAACACCACGATCGACGGCACGCCGACCTGACGGGCGAGCAGGATGTGCTCGCGGGTCTGCGGCATCGGGCCGTCGGCGGCCGAAACGACCAGGATCGCGCCGTCCATCTGCGCGGCGCCGGTGATCATGTTCTTCACATAGTCGGCGTGGCCGGGGCAGTCGACATGGGCGTAGTGGCGGTTGGCCGTCTCGTATTCGACGTGGGCCGTCGAGATCGTGATGCCGCGCGCCTTCTCTTCCGGTGCCGCATCGATCTGGTCGTAGCGCTTGTACTCGCCAAAATACTTCGTGATCGCCGCCGTCAGCGACGTCTTGCCATGGTCAACGTGACCAATCGTGCCGATGTTCACATGAGGCTTAGTGCGCTCGAATTTACCTTTTGCCATGTGATGTCTCCATTTCCTGCTCGCCCATGCGGGCTTTGAATTGCGTTACCGCGGCAGCTCTTTCGAGTTACGCGTACTTTTTCTGGACTTCCTGGGCGACCGCGGTCGGGACCGGCTCGTAGTGATCAAACTGCATCGTGTAGGCCGCGCGGCCCTGGCTCATCGAGCGCAGGTTGTCGACGTACTTGAACATGTTGGCGAGCGGCACCATCGCGTTGATGACGACAGCCACGCCACGCGCTTCCTGGCCCTGGATCTGGCCACGACGGCCGTTCAGGTCGCCGATGACGCTGCCGACGTAGTCTTCCGGCGTCACGACTTCGACCTTCATGATCGGTTCGAGCAGCTGAACGCCAAGCTTGGGTGCGGCTTCACGGAAGCAGGCGCGGGACGCGATTTCGAAGGCCAGGACCGAGGAGTCGACGTCGTGGTAGGCGCCGTCGATCAGCGTCGCACGGACGCCGATCATCGGGAAGCCCGCGAACGGACCAGCGCCCATGACGCTCTGGATGCCCTTTTCGACACCCGGAATGTATTCCTTCGGCACGGCGCCGCCGACGATCTTGGACTCGAACACGAAGTCTTCGCCCTCTGTATTCGGCTCGAACACGACCTTCACGCGGGCGAACTGGCCGGTACCGCCGGTCTGCTTCTTGTGGGTGTAGTCCTGCTCGTGCTTGCGGGTGATCGTCTCGCGATAGGCCACCTGCGGAGCGCCGACATTGGCTTCGACCTTGAACTCGCGGCGCATGCGGTCGACGATGATGTCGAGGTGCAGTTCGCCCATGCCGGAGATGATGGTCTGGCCGCTTTCCTCGTCGGTCTTGACGCGGAAGGACGGGTCCTCGGCAGCCAGGCGGTGAAGGGCGAGGCCCATCTTTTCCTGGTCGTTCTTGGTCTTCGGCTCGATGGCGATCTGGATGACCGGATCGGGGAATTCCATGCGCTCGAGGATGACCGGGTGCAGCGGATCGCACAGCGTGTCGCCGGTGGTCGTATCCTTGAGGCCCGCCAGGGCTACGATGTCGCCGGCGAAAGCCTCCTCGACGTCGGCGCGCGAATTCGCATGCATCTGCAGCATGCGGCCGATGCGCTCCTTCTTGCCCTTGACGGTGTTGTCGACCGAGATGCCCTTGGTGAGCTTGCCCGAATAGATGCGGGCAAAGGTCAGCGAACCGACGAACGGGTCGTTCATGATCTTGAAGGCGAGCATCGAGAGCGGCTCGTCGTCGACCGCATGACGCTCGATCTCGGCGTCGGTCTTGGCATCGACACCCTTGATGGCGGGAACGTCGGCCGGCGACGGCAGGTATTCGACGACGGCGTCGAGCAGCGGCTGCACGCCCTTGTTCTTGAAGGCCGAGCCGCAGAACATCGGGAAGAACTTGACCGCGATCGTGCCCTTGCGGATCAGCGAACGGATCTCGTCATTCGACGGCATCTTGCCTTCGAGGTAGTTCTCGAGGGCCGTCTCGTCCATTTCGACGGCGGCTTCGATCATCTTCTCGCGGTATTCCTCGGCGCGGGCCTTGAGGTCGGCCGGGATCTCGACGATGTCCCAGGCAGCGCCCAGGGTCTCGTCGCGCCAGACAAGCGCGTTCATGTCGACGAGATCGACAACACCCTTGAACTCGGTCTCGGCGCCGATCGGCAGCTGCATGACGACAGCCTGCGCACCGAGGCGCGAACCAATCATCTCGACCGAGCGGTAGAAGTCGGCGCCGATCTTGTCCATCTTGTTACAGAAGATCATGCGCGGCACGCGGTACTTGTCGGCCTGGCGCCAGACGGTTTCCGTCTGCGGCTCGACACCGGCATTGGCGTCGAGCAGCGCGATGGCGCCGTCGAGCACGCGCAGCGAACGCTCGACCTCGATGGTGAAGTCAACGTGTCCGGGGGTGTCGATGATGTTGAAGCGACGCATCTTGCCGTCACGGCCCTTCCAGAAGGTCGTGGTGGCCGCGGACGTGATGGTGATGCCGCGTTCCTGCTCCTGCTCCATCCAGTCCATGGTGGCGGCGCCGTCGTGCACTTCGCCGATCTTGTGCGACTTGCCCGTGTAATAGAGGACGCGCTCGGTGGTCGTCGTCTTGCCGGCGTCAATATGCGCCATGATACCGAAATTGCGGTAGTCTTCGATTTTGTATTCGCGGGCCATCGTAGCTGCCTCTCAGTCCTGTTCGCGCTTTACCAGCGGTAGTGTGCGAAAGCGCGGTTGGCTTCAGCCATCTTGTGGGTGTCTTCACGCTTCTTGACGGCGGTGCCGCGGTTGTTGGCCGCGTCCATCAGCTCGCCCGAGAGGCGGTCGACCATGGTGGTCTCGTTGCGGTTGCGAGCAGCCGCGATCAGCCAACGGATGGCCAACGCCTGGCGGCGCTCGGGACGCACATCGACCGGGACCTGGTAGGTGGCGCCGCCGACGCGACGCGAACGCACTTCCACATGCGGCGCGACATTGTCGAGCGCCTGATGGAAGACGGTGACCGGCTCCTGCTTGGTCTTCGACTGGACCTGATCGAGCGCGCCGTAGACGATGGTCTCGGCGACCGACTTCTTGCCGTCATACATGACGGCGTTCATGAACTTGGTAACGATCAGATCGCCGAACTTCGGATCCGGATTGATCTCACGCTTTTCTGCACTGTGACGACGCGACATGGCTTTTGTCTCTCAATCTCGTAGCCCGACGCGTTGAAGCAGCGCCAGGGCCGGAAAATCTTACTTCGGACGCTTCGCGCCGTACTTCGAACGGCGCTGCTTGCGGTTCTTCACGCCCTGCGTGTCGAGCACGC is part of the Mesorhizobium loti genome and encodes:
- the rpsJ gene encoding 30S ribosomal protein S10, translated to MNGQNIRIRLKAFDHRVLDASTKEIVSTAKRTGANVRGPIPLPTRIEKFTVNRSPHVDKKSREQFEMRTHKRLLDIVDPTPQTVDALMKLDLAAGVDVEIKL
- the rplC gene encoding 50S ribosomal protein L3, translated to MRSGVIAKKVGMTRIYNDAGEHVPVTVLQMENCQVVAQRTQEKNGYTAVQLGVGLAKVKNTSKAMRGHFATASVEPKAKVAEFRVSADNMIDVGAEITVEHFVAGQKVDVTGTTIGKGFQGVIKRHHMGGGRATHGNSVSHRTHGSTGQRQDPGKVFKGKKMAGHMGDTRVTTQNVEIVSTDADRGLILIRGAVPGSKGAWILVRDAAKVALPANAPKPAAIRAVAKNEAPATEGAE
- the tuf gene encoding elongation factor Tu, whose amino-acid sequence is MAKGKFERTKPHVNIGTIGHVDHGKTSLTAAITKYFGEYKRYDQIDAAPEEKARGITISTAHVEYETANRHYAHVDCPGHADYVKNMITGAAQMDGAILVVSAADGPMPQTREHILLARQVGVPSIVVFLNKVDQVDDAELLELVELEVRELLSKNEFPGDDIPIVKGSALAALEDSNKTIGEDAIRELMAQVDAYIPTPVRPLDKPFLMPIEDVFSISGRGTVVTGRVERGVVKVGEELEIIGIRPTTKTTCTGVEMFRKLLDQGQAGDNIGALLRGVDREGVERGQVLAKPGTVKPHKKFVAEAYILTKDEGGRHTPFFTNYRPQFYFRTTDVTGIVSLPAGTEMVMPGDNITVDVELIVPIAMEEKLRFAIREGGRTVGAGIVVTIKE
- the rpsG gene encoding 30S ribosomal protein S7, translating into MSRRHSAEKREINPDPKFGDLIVTKFMNAVMYDGKKSVAETIVYGALDQVQSKTKQEPVTVFHQALDNVAPHVEVRSRRVGGATYQVPVDVRPERRQALAIRWLIAAARNRNETTMVDRLSGELMDAANNRGTAVKKREDTHKMAEANRAFAHYRW
- the fusA gene encoding elongation factor G: MAREYKIEDYRNFGIMAHIDAGKTTTTERVLYYTGKSHKIGEVHDGAATMDWMEQEQERGITITSAATTTFWKGRDGKMRRFNIIDTPGHVDFTIEVERSLRVLDGAIALLDANAGVEPQTETVWRQADKYRVPRMIFCNKMDKIGADFYRSVEMIGSRLGAQAVVMQLPIGAETEFKGVVDLVDMNALVWRDETLGAAWDIVEIPADLKARAEEYREKMIEAAVEMDETALENYLEGKMPSNDEIRSLIRKGTIAVKFFPMFCGSAFKNKGVQPLLDAVVEYLPSPADVPAIKGVDAKTDAEIERHAVDDEPLSMLAFKIMNDPFVGSLTFARIYSGKLTKGISVDNTVKGKKERIGRMLQMHANSRADVEEAFAGDIVALAGLKDTTTGDTLCDPLHPVILERMEFPDPVIQIAIEPKTKNDQEKMGLALHRLAAEDPSFRVKTDEESGQTIISGMGELHLDIIVDRMRREFKVEANVGAPQVAYRETITRKHEQDYTHKKQTGGTGQFARVKVVFEPNTEGEDFVFESKIVGGAVPKEYIPGVEKGIQSVMGAGPFAGFPMIGVRATLIDGAYHDVDSSVLAFEIASRACFREAAPKLGVQLLEPIMKVEVVTPEDYVGSVIGDLNGRRGQIQGQEARGVAVVINAMVPLANMFKYVDNLRSMSQGRAAYTMQFDHYEPVPTAVAQEVQKKYA